In Leptospira stimsonii, a single window of DNA contains:
- a CDS encoding DUF6580 family putative transport protein, with amino-acid sequence MDKIKLILQKWKATFAENDGISAVAVFFAGISRFLPHPSNFTSVGAMTVYSGARLQGWKSFAFPLILMLVTDFVLSRLHGFEMFYEGISIVYLSLMVNVLIGKFFLTRQKNLIFVSAVSIFASIQFFVLSNFSVWAFSSLYTKTWDGLLTCYIVAIPYFAGTLLGDLLYTSALFGTLDRLELKFRKRILIPENRTEKELTV; translated from the coding sequence ATGGACAAGATCAAACTCATTCTTCAAAAATGGAAAGCGACATTCGCTGAAAACGACGGAATTTCCGCAGTAGCAGTCTTTTTTGCGGGAATCTCACGCTTCCTTCCTCATCCTTCGAACTTTACTTCCGTCGGAGCTATGACGGTTTATTCCGGTGCGCGATTGCAAGGTTGGAAATCGTTCGCATTTCCTCTGATCTTAATGCTCGTCACCGACTTCGTTCTATCACGCTTGCACGGATTCGAGATGTTTTACGAAGGAATTTCGATCGTTTATCTTTCTTTGATGGTCAACGTTCTGATCGGAAAATTCTTCCTAACCCGTCAAAAGAATTTAATATTCGTTTCCGCCGTCTCGATTTTCGCAAGCATCCAATTTTTCGTTCTTTCCAACTTTTCCGTCTGGGCTTTTTCCTCCCTGTATACTAAAACCTGGGACGGATTGTTGACTTGTTATATTGTCGCAATCCCCTATTTCGCAGGTACTTTGTTAGGTGATTTGCTTTACACTTCCGCGTTATTCGGTACTTTAGACCGACTGGAATTGAAATTTAGAAAACGTATTTTGATTCCTGAAAACCGGACGGAAAAGGAACTGACTGTTTGA
- a CDS encoding LIC_13355 family lipoprotein, whose product MKKIALLTYILFFLFFLSCKEKSNQDEALTGALLAIVQNQSNTTASRPCLNRIAIDKVGIYNAKEIVSAPGNTGSGFQDSLCAVDGILGLGNFNGSLDVFTLDTNGAGASLILGWNGKKVQNTTGNDFIVFENPFQSGGNATTVFLEPVIVEVGNDLTNWCGWNPSYTGGGAFSSNPVNWLRFAGLRYVDYNQEKNPMDSATLFASGGGDGFDLLDANFGASGNGCNGTLTNNLQTNGFLYVKLTSAKAILTTLPIPGANENPDIDGVIAKQISP is encoded by the coding sequence ATGAAAAAAATAGCACTTCTTACTTACATACTTTTCTTTTTGTTTTTCCTTTCTTGCAAAGAGAAATCCAATCAAGACGAGGCCTTGACAGGAGCACTTCTTGCCATCGTTCAAAATCAATCCAACACGACGGCGTCTCGACCCTGCTTAAATAGAATCGCGATCGATAAGGTCGGAATCTACAATGCAAAAGAAATCGTAAGCGCCCCCGGAAACACAGGAAGCGGATTTCAAGATTCCTTATGCGCTGTGGACGGAATCTTAGGACTCGGGAATTTTAACGGATCGCTGGATGTTTTTACTTTAGATACGAATGGTGCGGGCGCTTCCCTCATACTCGGATGGAACGGGAAGAAAGTTCAGAATACGACAGGAAACGATTTTATCGTTTTCGAAAATCCATTTCAATCCGGAGGCAATGCCACCACGGTTTTTTTAGAACCCGTTATCGTGGAAGTTGGAAACGATCTCACAAATTGGTGTGGATGGAATCCTTCTTATACGGGTGGAGGCGCATTCTCTTCAAACCCGGTGAACTGGCTTCGATTTGCCGGTCTTCGTTATGTGGATTATAATCAAGAGAAAAATCCGATGGATTCCGCCACTCTCTTTGCTTCCGGCGGAGGCGACGGGTTTGATCTTCTCGACGCGAACTTTGGCGCATCCGGGAACGGTTGCAACGGAACTCTGACTAACAATCTTCAAACAAACGGGTTTCTTTATGTCAAGCTTACTTCCGCAAAAGCGATTTTGACGACTTTGCCGATTCCAGGTGCAAATGAAAATCCGGACATCGACGGCGTTATTGCAAAACAAATCAGCCCTTAA
- a CDS encoding LIC13354 family exoprotein, protein MKRNVTWKFLITALLLVGTVNCFETKSEDKNDENLFLSAILLNNFEIAGNWTFYNGTKDYPGGAFTDVGTKAQGTYSITNTLITQKNNDNGFGGSQLIGNIVEINLAKKVIYVQFTQDSSFSKGKFSWYRWTSDGSYLYLCQDLTGVNNQNTLEQAKADDLDTYSNTKNLNAGCGLNSGFDPSVWSRLEVRTN, encoded by the coding sequence ATGAAACGTAACGTAACTTGGAAATTTTTAATCACGGCACTCCTTCTTGTGGGAACCGTGAATTGTTTTGAAACGAAGTCGGAAGATAAGAATGACGAGAATCTTTTTCTTTCCGCGATTCTCCTCAATAATTTTGAGATCGCCGGCAACTGGACTTTTTACAACGGAACCAAAGATTATCCGGGCGGAGCGTTCACCGATGTCGGAACAAAGGCGCAAGGAACTTACAGCATAACGAACACGCTAATTACCCAAAAAAATAACGACAACGGCTTTGGCGGTTCTCAACTGATCGGTAATATCGTTGAAATCAACTTGGCGAAAAAAGTGATCTATGTTCAGTTCACTCAAGATTCTTCCTTTTCAAAAGGAAAGTTTTCTTGGTATCGATGGACTTCTGACGGAAGTTACTTATATCTTTGTCAAGATCTTACGGGTGTAAACAACCAGAATACTCTCGAACAAGCAAAGGCGGATGACTTAGATACGTATTCGAATACGAAGAATCTCAATGCCGGTTGCGGTTTGAATAGCGGATTTGATCCTTCCGTATGGAGTCGTTTAGAAGTCAGAACCAATTAA
- a CDS encoding flavin monoamine oxidase family protein — MEISRSEFIKLGILTAVGVSGLPGMNLRAQGSSVSQKTVIVLGGGISGLYAAYLLGKTGIKVKLIEATDRLGGRIRTVADPSGNFLDLGAEWIQAEHRTAKSLVRELGLKTTDFEVQSDLFFGSYQKAGTWDISSKSQEILNKLVQMNSKINSVQQQELDRISFYNFLIYQGMTPDDLAILNFKYSLYYGDSLRSLSAQKVLSDLTNFPKYNTRIEGGMEALARALVFSLENTETFFADPVISVYQGEGKVIVTTSSGKKIEGGACISTIPANQLTSIQWEPELDKEKKLSALRIRYSRIYKTFLMLREAPWTRENFSAYSDSAAGFLYDAGTKTNSEDKVLGMISTGDRYDVMATSTDALKVEYIRLALERLSQKKDLQVLRIQSSESSHSKYVPSGIATFPPGSYGSIISLLKPMDRIFFAGEHTAELNGTVEGALSSAIRAVNQV; from the coding sequence ATGGAAATTAGCAGATCGGAGTTTATCAAGCTTGGAATATTGACCGCCGTTGGCGTTTCCGGCCTTCCTGGGATGAATTTACGCGCGCAGGGATCTTCCGTGTCTCAAAAGACGGTGATCGTCCTTGGGGGCGGAATTTCCGGATTGTATGCCGCTTACCTTTTGGGAAAGACCGGAATCAAGGTAAAGTTGATCGAAGCTACGGATCGTTTGGGGGGAAGAATCCGAACGGTCGCAGATCCAAGCGGTAATTTTTTAGACTTGGGTGCCGAGTGGATTCAGGCGGAACATAGAACCGCGAAGAGTTTAGTCCGAGAATTAGGATTGAAGACTACGGATTTCGAAGTTCAATCGGATCTCTTTTTTGGTTCTTATCAAAAAGCGGGAACTTGGGATATCTCGTCCAAATCTCAAGAAATTCTAAATAAACTCGTTCAGATGAATTCCAAGATCAACTCTGTTCAACAACAAGAGTTGGATCGAATCAGCTTTTACAATTTTCTGATATATCAAGGAATGACCCCGGACGATCTTGCGATTTTGAATTTTAAATATTCTTTATATTATGGGGATTCTTTACGTTCCCTTTCCGCTCAAAAAGTTTTATCCGATCTCACAAACTTTCCTAAATACAATACGAGAATCGAAGGAGGGATGGAAGCCCTAGCAAGAGCGCTCGTATTTTCGTTGGAAAATACCGAAACTTTTTTCGCCGATCCGGTGATTTCGGTTTATCAAGGAGAAGGAAAAGTCATCGTAACAACTTCTTCCGGAAAAAAGATAGAAGGCGGTGCGTGTATTTCTACGATTCCGGCAAACCAGCTGACTTCCATCCAATGGGAACCGGAATTAGATAAGGAAAAGAAACTTTCCGCTTTGAGAATTCGTTATTCAAGAATCTATAAAACGTTTCTCATGCTTCGAGAAGCTCCTTGGACAAGGGAAAATTTTTCGGCTTATTCGGATTCCGCCGCAGGCTTTCTTTATGACGCTGGAACAAAAACGAATTCGGAAGACAAGGTATTGGGAATGATTTCAACGGGAGATCGTTACGACGTGATGGCGACTTCCACCGACGCGTTGAAAGTGGAATACATACGACTTGCTTTGGAACGTTTGAGTCAGAAAAAAGATCTACAAGTGCTACGCATTCAGAGTAGCGAGTCTTCTCATTCAAAATATGTTCCTTCGGGTATTGCGACCTTTCCACCGGGAAGTTACGGATCGATCATATCCTTACTCAAGCCAATGGATCGAATCTTCTTCGCGGGAGAACATACGGCGGAATTGAACGGCACCGTGGAAGGCGCGCTTTCTTCCGCGATCAGGGCCGTCAACCAGGTCTGA
- a CDS encoding DAPG hydrolase family protein: MKEVDLTIPEILPVKWLKKGIETATYGTKRLSDGRVQFWIRHSPVKGVSPKMLVWWFSNLEGKIEYDGGLYEKYRVWHPEDHVHASYEKRLPDGSIGPGASIRLVEYLGRNKKYIVNIVTDIEKLDETGYIHNPKLEGKYKVARMEYTFEPSGQDTIYENCLIIGWKHWTWKLIRPLFLKFVFSEKRGQAWILHNIEEVGQFERFLPQLYKKENSPRLIRNDV; encoded by the coding sequence ATGAAAGAAGTGGATTTGACAATTCCGGAAATTCTTCCGGTAAAGTGGCTCAAAAAAGGAATCGAAACGGCTACCTATGGAACGAAGAGGCTTTCGGATGGAAGGGTCCAATTTTGGATTCGACATTCCCCCGTAAAAGGAGTTTCACCCAAGATGCTCGTTTGGTGGTTTTCTAATCTGGAAGGAAAGATAGAATACGATGGGGGTCTTTATGAAAAATACAGGGTATGGCATCCGGAAGACCACGTTCATGCGAGTTATGAAAAAAGACTTCCTGACGGTTCGATCGGTCCCGGAGCTTCCATTCGTTTAGTGGAATATCTCGGTAGGAATAAAAAATATATCGTCAACATAGTCACCGATATTGAGAAGTTAGACGAAACTGGCTATATCCATAATCCGAAATTGGAAGGGAAATACAAGGTTGCAAGAATGGAATACACCTTCGAGCCTTCTGGTCAGGATACGATTTACGAAAACTGTCTGATCATCGGTTGGAAACACTGGACGTGGAAACTGATTCGGCCACTTTTTTTAAAATTTGTTTTTAGCGAAAAAAGAGGACAGGCTTGGATTCTTCACAATATAGAAGAAGTTGGGCAATTCGAGCGGTTTCTTCCACAACTCTATAAAAAGGAAAATTCTCCGAGGTTGATACGAAACGACGTTTGA
- a CDS encoding TetR/AcrR family transcriptional regulator: protein MKLNRKKLLTEYGKYINPASEKEKDILRAGEVLFGERGFEGATTLEIAKEAQVTERTLFKYFPTKKDLYIRILSSIVYETAFAEQIPELRKFLEERNVSFEQWYLSIMRNRIQVAKKNDHKVRILASAILHDSDFAEYFGSIWKENLFAPAFDAIRYFQEKGEIRKEIDSETLVKTSFSINISYLIYRFVLSKDETFDDEKELLKIFEIIARGILTP, encoded by the coding sequence TTGAAACTGAATCGAAAAAAATTACTTACCGAATACGGTAAATACATCAATCCAGCGAGCGAAAAGGAAAAAGACATCCTACGAGCCGGAGAAGTCCTTTTTGGAGAGCGAGGATTCGAAGGGGCGACAACCTTGGAGATCGCAAAAGAAGCACAGGTTACGGAAAGAACCTTGTTTAAATACTTCCCGACGAAGAAGGATTTATATATAAGAATTTTATCTTCGATCGTCTATGAAACTGCTTTTGCGGAACAAATCCCCGAACTTAGGAAATTCTTAGAAGAGAGAAATGTTTCGTTCGAACAGTGGTATCTTTCTATCATGCGAAATCGTATTCAAGTTGCAAAAAAAAACGATCACAAAGTAAGAATTCTTGCATCCGCGATTCTACACGATTCGGACTTCGCCGAATATTTCGGCTCGATTTGGAAAGAGAATCTGTTCGCACCGGCGTTCGACGCAATTCGTTATTTTCAAGAGAAAGGAGAAATTCGGAAAGAGATCGATTCGGAGACCTTGGTTAAAACTTCTTTTAGTATCAACATATCCTATTTGATCTATCGATTTGTTCTCAGTAAGGACGAAACATTCGATGATGAAAAGGAACTTCTGAAAATTTTCGAGATCATTGCTCGAGGAATTTTAACTCCCTAG
- a CDS encoding OB-fold protein gives MNKMKIGWKHSLTILVFAIFGILAVGTGGSNSDSTNSAETAFSLSAGELYKEYNANEVAADAKYKGKTGEVTGTIRTVGKDILDQMYVELGVSYLEGVQCTFVKDQAENVAKLVKGQKIKVKGVVKRKLVNVLMDEYILL, from the coding sequence ATGAATAAAATGAAAATTGGATGGAAACATTCGCTTACGATCCTTGTCTTTGCGATCTTTGGAATCTTGGCCGTGGGAACCGGTGGTTCCAATAGCGATTCAACGAATTCCGCAGAAACTGCTTTCAGTCTTTCCGCAGGAGAATTGTACAAGGAATACAACGCGAATGAAGTAGCGGCAGACGCAAAATACAAGGGCAAAACGGGAGAAGTTACTGGAACAATACGAACCGTTGGAAAAGACATTCTAGATCAGATGTACGTGGAGCTGGGCGTATCCTATTTGGAAGGGGTTCAATGCACGTTCGTTAAGGATCAGGCTGAAAATGTCGCGAAGCTCGTAAAAGGTCAGAAGATCAAGGTGAAGGGAGTTGTCAAAAGAAAGCTTGTAAATGTTCTGATGGATGAATATATACTTCTTTAA
- a CDS encoding toprim domain-containing protein, with the protein MSADKTKVKEKSSQERNFKKLSNVEHVRMRTGMWLGQNSSSTFEQHFFRKNNEGKYEIVHEELEDVPAKLKCLDEACMNAVDEYRKNQKDKTIPEKDKMSKLIIQLSSDRKSVTISDNGRGIPAANAEGVYLHLMYGENFDDHVKQDHVAGQNGVGISLVRMVSSYFKVKTVNGGTSFKKLFTVHDDVKKQIRSYKLSKDETDRIFLYFDEHGKFTDCPLLTKDQIEKLGPLLKKTNMQELIEKASKEDHGTSVEFELNPKYFNNLDISFNVDLMKQYLQDIAMTNPGLEVQFVFKGKKDKFKFKKGLDEIFSHSDLVYYKMDFSAPTSASQLHLETYLVIGQNKNLTWVNSIFAPQGGSAIEYLENRICDEVRKKSQIVALEKKLKTSSTRNDVRNCFHMYVNARLLNPRFKSQDKSYLINDLNEEIRNAIDKHLEKFIKKTGLLEEIKLQMEKRTQLKAFEDAQKGLKKASRMNIPKLMPPTGKPGDPGRVLFVAEGDSAIAGLRPARNPKLHGLFPLRGKPLNCKGMSIAKAIANEELKNIVAIVGLPLDQKVKSIEELNYEKISIITDADFDGYAIRSLMLSFFYEYWPELFELGFIHISSAPLYEVDVKFGDKKKETIFCIDDKDYEDLIKRVEKGGGEITRKKRNKGLGETGKEAMKFAVDECMTKITIGNKKEASKIQNLWFHKDFAEQRRDAISEYAMSVIED; encoded by the coding sequence ATGAGCGCCGACAAAACTAAAGTAAAAGAAAAATCATCCCAGGAAAGAAATTTTAAAAAACTCTCCAACGTAGAACACGTTCGTATGAGAACCGGTATGTGGTTGGGACAAAATTCCTCCTCCACGTTCGAACAACATTTTTTCCGGAAGAACAACGAAGGAAAATACGAGATCGTTCATGAAGAACTCGAAGACGTTCCCGCAAAGTTAAAATGTCTCGACGAAGCGTGTATGAACGCCGTGGACGAATACCGTAAGAATCAAAAAGACAAAACGATTCCTGAAAAGGACAAAATGTCCAAGTTGATCATTCAACTTTCTTCGGATAGAAAGAGCGTAACGATCTCCGATAACGGAAGAGGAATTCCCGCCGCAAACGCCGAAGGCGTTTATCTTCATTTGATGTATGGTGAGAATTTCGACGACCACGTAAAACAGGATCACGTCGCCGGCCAAAACGGAGTCGGGATTTCGCTCGTGAGAATGGTCTCCAGCTACTTCAAAGTAAAAACGGTAAACGGTGGAACTTCTTTCAAAAAACTTTTTACGGTCCACGACGACGTAAAAAAACAAATTCGTTCTTACAAACTTTCAAAAGACGAAACGGATCGCATCTTTCTCTATTTTGATGAACACGGAAAATTCACGGATTGTCCTCTTCTTACAAAGGATCAAATCGAAAAACTGGGTCCGCTTCTCAAAAAAACGAATATGCAGGAATTGATCGAAAAGGCTTCAAAAGAAGACCACGGAACGTCCGTGGAGTTCGAACTCAATCCGAAGTATTTTAACAATCTGGACATTTCGTTTAACGTGGATTTGATGAAGCAATATCTTCAAGATATCGCGATGACAAACCCCGGATTGGAAGTCCAATTCGTCTTTAAGGGGAAAAAGGATAAGTTCAAGTTCAAAAAAGGACTCGATGAAATCTTTTCCCATTCCGATCTCGTTTACTACAAAATGGATTTTAGCGCTCCGACATCCGCTTCACAGCTTCATTTGGAGACTTATCTCGTAATCGGACAAAATAAGAATTTGACTTGGGTGAACTCGATCTTCGCTCCACAGGGCGGATCCGCGATCGAATATCTCGAAAATAGAATCTGCGACGAAGTCCGAAAAAAAAGTCAGATTGTGGCCTTAGAGAAAAAACTCAAAACGAGTTCGACGAGAAACGACGTAAGAAACTGTTTTCACATGTATGTGAATGCAAGACTTTTGAATCCACGTTTTAAATCTCAGGATAAATCCTATCTCATCAATGATTTGAACGAAGAAATTCGAAACGCGATCGATAAACATCTGGAGAAGTTCATCAAGAAGACCGGTCTTTTGGAAGAGATCAAACTTCAAATGGAAAAAAGAACTCAGCTCAAGGCTTTCGAAGACGCACAAAAAGGTCTCAAAAAAGCGAGCCGGATGAACATCCCAAAACTCATGCCGCCAACCGGGAAACCGGGAGATCCGGGAAGAGTTCTGTTTGTTGCGGAAGGAGACTCGGCGATCGCAGGTTTGCGTCCCGCAAGAAATCCGAAATTGCACGGCCTATTCCCGCTTCGCGGAAAACCGCTCAACTGTAAAGGAATGAGCATCGCGAAAGCGATCGCAAACGAAGAATTAAAGAATATCGTCGCGATCGTCGGTTTACCGCTCGATCAAAAAGTGAAATCGATCGAAGAATTGAACTACGAAAAAATCAGTATCATCACCGATGCGGACTTTGACGGCTATGCGATTCGTTCTTTAATGTTGTCTTTCTTTTACGAATACTGGCCCGAACTTTTCGAGTTGGGTTTTATTCATATCTCCAGCGCTCCTCTTTACGAAGTGGATGTGAAATTCGGAGATAAGAAAAAAGAAACAATCTTTTGTATCGACGACAAGGACTACGAAGACCTGATCAAACGTGTCGAAAAGGGCGGGGGAGAAATCACTCGCAAAAAGCGAAACAAAGGTCTCGGAGAAACCGGAAAAGAAGCTATGAAGTTCGCGGTGGATGAATGTATGACCAAGATTACGATTGGAAACAAAAAAGAAGCGTCCAAGATCCAAAATCTTTGGTTTCACAAAGATTTCGCTGAGCAGAGAAGAGACGCAATTTCCGAATACGCGATGAGCGTCATCGAAGACTGA
- a CDS encoding DNA gyrase subunit A, which produces MKNSNPPKPKDAFPKRPFEDQVNDDQRKYSRYVCDSRAIPHEIDGLKPVQRRILWAMWNSDARNRYTKTVKVAGLAMGYHPHGDRSIQDALSQMAQNFTFANNIPLVSGEGTFGDVLDPSAIASPRYTEVKLSDFVKDLGFFESLPDIDYVKNYDETEDEPIHFVGKVPIVLLNNIQGIATGFRCFIPAHRLSDIVKSQVNYLKTKKPLPLKPWYKDFGGEIRMAETEAGNITMATSFAFKWEGDNLYLTDSPMNWNREKVVSLIDDIIERKDSWLKDYVDFSSQTFRIELQYKKGEKPTQKEIMALFNKEDVQTLAMNVITYDGKLKNFKPEEIIKRFCDFRKTHLIRRFKRLSGLEEEKIERNSELIRFIKEKWNEKVIGIKSKKDFEDKLKASKFKYFEWLSTIPVYRMTIDEVRKCEEAIVEAKTALSRYQGLVKEDKKLTDFMITELDELQTKWDKA; this is translated from the coding sequence ATGAAGAATTCCAATCCACCAAAGCCGAAGGATGCATTCCCAAAACGTCCTTTTGAAGACCAGGTCAATGACGACCAAAGAAAATATTCGCGTTATGTTTGCGATTCCAGGGCAATTCCGCACGAAATCGACGGGCTGAAGCCCGTTCAGAGAAGAATTCTCTGGGCGATGTGGAATTCGGACGCGAGAAATCGGTACACAAAAACGGTAAAAGTCGCCGGTCTCGCAATGGGATACCATCCGCATGGGGACAGATCCATTCAAGATGCGCTTTCTCAAATGGCTCAGAACTTTACTTTTGCGAATAATATTCCTCTCGTTTCCGGTGAAGGAACTTTCGGAGACGTTTTGGATCCGAGTGCGATCGCTTCTCCCCGTTACACAGAAGTTAAACTTTCCGACTTTGTAAAAGATTTGGGATTCTTTGAAAGTTTACCGGACATAGATTACGTTAAGAATTACGACGAAACCGAGGACGAGCCGATCCACTTTGTGGGAAAGGTGCCGATCGTTTTACTCAATAATATCCAAGGGATCGCAACCGGATTTCGTTGTTTTATTCCCGCTCACAGACTTTCCGATATCGTAAAGTCTCAGGTAAATTATTTAAAAACTAAAAAGCCTCTTCCTCTCAAACCATGGTACAAAGATTTCGGCGGCGAAATCAGAATGGCGGAAACGGAAGCCGGAAATATTACGATGGCGACTTCGTTTGCCTTTAAGTGGGAAGGAGATAATCTTTATCTTACCGATTCCCCGATGAACTGGAACAGAGAAAAGGTGGTTTCTCTGATCGACGATATCATCGAAAGAAAAGATTCCTGGTTAAAGGATTACGTCGACTTCTCAAGTCAGACGTTTCGAATCGAACTTCAATATAAGAAAGGCGAAAAACCGACTCAAAAAGAAATCATGGCGCTCTTCAACAAAGAGGACGTTCAGACGCTTGCCATGAACGTGATTACCTATGACGGTAAATTGAAAAACTTCAAGCCGGAAGAAATCATCAAACGCTTTTGCGATTTTAGAAAAACGCATTTGATCCGAAGATTCAAACGACTCTCCGGATTGGAAGAGGAGAAGATCGAAAGGAACTCCGAGCTGATCCGTTTTATCAAAGAAAAATGGAACGAAAAAGTGATCGGAATCAAATCGAAAAAGGACTTTGAAGACAAACTCAAAGCCTCTAAGTTTAAATACTTCGAATGGTTGTCCACGATTCCAGTCTACAGAATGACTATCGACGAAGTCAGAAAATGCGAGGAAGCGATCGTAGAAGCGAAGACCGCTCTTTCTCGTTACCAAGGTTTGGTGAAAGAGGACAAAAAATTGACCGATTTTATGATCACCGAATTGGACGAACTCCAGACAAAATGGGATAAAGCATGA
- a CDS encoding LIC_13346 family putative lipoprotein produces the protein MKKVFRLSKPVSNRFPFPNLVLILLWISLFFFHCGSFAWHLFENTKNLSEQYSSQIYFVSNPIVSPYYENSSFQSRYIFLRNQSGKEEMVQGILKYMELSGKAEQSERVLLDVFEWRGNFQRNPNDKHKLEFTPKYVSKRIEKSNSKSIPEILHPSAKVEPLENLKKEFLIGDDGGIRETEETRIVPGIGTLKWKHSLRGILVRIMQTEFISANGTLTSSRDYDYDSLEYPPAIGLTGTIPVVPLKKEESYVEYYCLDFPSDVDLLALRKNEQKKSVSFYDLSTNKPFTTTAIFKNYPIIRISKEKSQSP, from the coding sequence ATGAAAAAAGTTTTCAGGCTCTCAAAGCCGGTTTCCAATCGTTTTCCGTTTCCGAACCTCGTCTTAATCCTACTCTGGATTAGTTTATTCTTTTTTCATTGTGGAAGCTTTGCCTGGCATTTGTTTGAGAATACAAAGAATCTTTCCGAGCAATATTCTTCCCAAATCTATTTTGTTTCGAACCCGATCGTTTCTCCTTATTATGAGAATTCCAGTTTTCAATCTCGTTACATCTTCTTAAGAAATCAATCCGGGAAAGAAGAAATGGTGCAGGGGATTCTAAAATATATGGAATTGTCCGGAAAGGCTGAGCAGAGCGAGCGAGTTCTTTTGGACGTTTTCGAATGGAGGGGAAACTTTCAGAGAAATCCGAACGACAAACACAAGCTTGAATTCACTCCGAAATACGTTTCCAAAAGAATCGAAAAATCAAATTCAAAAAGTATTCCGGAAATTCTCCATCCGTCGGCGAAGGTCGAGCCTCTGGAGAATCTAAAAAAGGAATTTTTGATCGGAGACGATGGTGGAATTCGTGAAACCGAAGAAACAAGGATAGTTCCGGGAATCGGAACTCTCAAGTGGAAGCATAGCCTACGTGGAATCTTGGTAAGAATCATGCAGACGGAATTTATTTCCGCGAACGGAACTCTGACTTCTTCTCGCGACTACGACTATGACTCTTTGGAATATCCGCCGGCGATCGGTCTTACCGGAACGATCCCGGTCGTGCCTCTGAAAAAGGAAGAATCTTACGTCGAGTATTATTGTCTAGACTTCCCTTCCGATGTGGATCTTCTCGCACTCAGAAAGAATGAGCAAAAAAAATCCGTTTCATTTTACGATCTCTCCACAAATAAACCATTTACCACAACGGCTATTTTCAAAAATTATCCTATCATAAGAATTTCGAAAGAGAAAAGCCAATCCCCATGA